CCAACTGACCGCGATAAGTAGCGTGCCAGTACAAGTGGCTGTGAGCGAGGTGGGAGGCTTCGACCCGCGGGTGGTGCGCGCGGCCTTCTCCGGACCGCCGCTGACCGTGCAGGTTGGCTGGGCGGAGCAGGACTTGGGCGCGCTGATTTTTGTGGACCGGCAGTTCTTTTTGCAGGCAGCGGCTTTGATCACCGGCAAGGAGACGCCGCTGGATCCTGAGGAGCGCGGCGACCGTGCCGAGCTGGAGGGGATCTTCCGTCTGTCCCTGGATGCAGCAAGCGAAGCGCTGCGGGAACTCAGCGGCGGAGATCTCCAATTTGGCCCCTTGCATTTGCTGAGCGAAGGTTCGCCGGATGTCGGGCCCTTGACCGGCTTCAGCATGGCCTCCTTGCATGTGTCCGTTGGCGAGCTGGTTTCCCGTGTCGTCTGTCTTGCTTCGCGGCAGATGGTAGCCGATCTGTTGGGCGACGTCCAGGCGGATACCTCAGGTCAGGAGGCCGGATTGGCGACCGATCAGGTGCGCGTGCGGCCAGGGGCCTTCGCACCGTTGGAGGATACGACCTACACGGTGGGCAGCGGCCGTAGCCTGGACCTCCTCATGGACATAGAGCTACCGGTCTCGGTGGAACTTGGCCGGGTGAACATGACGATTCGCAGCATCTTGGGCTTGGGCCCGGGCGCCGTTGTTGAGCTTGACAAATTCTCTGGCGAACCCGTGGACCTGCTGGTGAACAACAAGAAGTTTGCCGAAGGAGAGGTCGTGGTGGTTGATCAGAATTTCGGCGTGCGCATCACCGCCTTGGTGGGTGCGGCCGAGCGCCTGAATGCCGCACGAGAAGGGAGGTCAGAATGAGCCAGGTTGCGCGGCGCAGACTCGGCAAGATGCTTCTTGGCAGCTTGGCAATCGTCCTGGTAGGCGCCACAGCCGTGGTCGCACTGCAGGGGTTCTCTGCACAAACCACTTCGCCAGGCGGCGGCCTTCGTCTGGCCGAGGGGACTCCACCGGCCCTGAACACGGGGATGCTGCTCCTGCGCACGTTGGCTGTCTTGGGTCTGCTGGTGGCAATCATTTATTTGGGTGCCTGGGGCATTCGCCGTCTGGCTGGGCGAAATGCTCCGGGCGCACCGTCCTCGAAGTTGCAGGTATTAGGCTCCGTCTTCCTTGGCCCCAAGCGGGCACTTTACGCTGTACATGTTCTGGACCGCGTGCTCATAGTTGGTGTCACCGAGGCGCAAATTAGCCTGCTCAGCGAGATTGCCGATCCAGAGAAGGTAGCGGCCTTTGTCGGCCACACGGCCAAGGGACCGACAGGGCGCCCGTTTGCCTCGTACCTGAGTAGTCTGTTGAAGGGTTCCCATGTCGCTG
This DNA window, taken from Calditrichota bacterium, encodes the following:
- a CDS encoding flagellar biosynthetic protein FliO, whose translation is MSQVARRRLGKMLLGSLAIVLVGATAVVALQGFSAQTTSPGGGLRLAEGTPPALNTGMLLLRTLAVLGLLVAIIYLGAWGIRRLAGRNAPGAPSSKLQVLGSVFLGPKRALYAVHVLDRVLIVGVTEAQISLLSEIADPEKVAAFVGHTAKGPTGRPFASYLSSLLKGSHVAAS
- the fliN gene encoding flagellar motor switch protein FliN, whose amino-acid sequence is MAMDARDASFRDLIAKLAEASTAQLTAISSVPVQVAVSEVGGFDPRVVRAAFSGPPLTVQVGWAEQDLGALIFVDRQFFLQAAALITGKETPLDPEERGDRAELEGIFRLSLDAASEALRELSGGDLQFGPLHLLSEGSPDVGPLTGFSMASLHVSVGELVSRVVCLASRQMVADLLGDVQADTSGQEAGLATDQVRVRPGAFAPLEDTTYTVGSGRSLDLLMDIELPVSVELGRVNMTIRSILGLGPGAVVELDKFSGEPVDLLVNNKKFAEGEVVVVDQNFGVRITALVGAAERLNAAREGRSE